A region of Papaver somniferum cultivar HN1 unplaced genomic scaffold, ASM357369v1 unplaced-scaffold_160, whole genome shotgun sequence DNA encodes the following proteins:
- the LOC113337518 gene encoding uncharacterized protein LOC113337518 has product MSSWFDDPKLFICNSDDTASNGFNIYRCSKELNGTIDVSDLEFIGNGLSEHLSLGDKKESDFDALLAYLIDFYVCSGSNIWRIVNCQGLAIIWEQPNCDEVICSWSREPLDSPYYNLLGITPPVDAEKEALKRRVSDLLAEISPLVVEVQRNNEDKNTLINEKKSVEKINSELKARNSTLEADLQREKNEKRDLEKQVSDLKSKLKKGGGGSAGEQPWKSGKGTVPDNWVPFEELDVLNIPRNTSLKMIKASGALKIVEDKTFTTNVHASHFYRGVYLEAVNVEELIPNKHEARFDPAIWYLYKNGGTFYAARKLF; this is encoded by the exons ATGTCTTCGTGGTTTGACGATCCTAAGTTGTTTATATGTAATTCCGACGATACAGCATCGAATGGTTTTAACATATACAGGTGTTCGAAAGAACTCAATGGCACTATTGATGTATCAGATTTAGAATTTATAGGAAACGGTTTATCTGAACATCTCTCTTTGGGCGATAAAAAAGAAAGCGATTTTGACGCTTTACTAGCTTATCTTATTGATTTTTATGTTTGTTCTGGCTCAAATATATGGAGGATTGTAAACTGTCAAGGTTTGGCCATCATCTGGGAACAACCTAACTGCGACGAAGTCATCTGTTCCTGGTCCCGTGAACCATTAGACTCTCCTTATTATAATCTACTCGGTATTACTCCTCCAGTTGATGCTGAGAAAGAAGCTCTTAAGAGAAGAGTTTCTGAT TTACTAGCAGAAATTTCACCCCTCGTAGTTGAAGTTCAAAGGAACAACGAAGACAAGAACACTCTTATCAACGAGAAAAAATCTGTGGAGAAAATAAATTCTGAGCTAAAAGCAAGAAATTCAACTCTGGAAGCTGATCTCCAAAGGGAAAAAAATGAGAAACGAGATTTAGAGAAACAAGTTTCTGATTTGAAATCAAAACTGAAAAAGGGTGGTGGTGGATCAGCCGGTGAACAACCATGGAAGAGTGGTAAAGGTACTGTTCCTGATAATTGGGTTCCTTTCGAGGAACTTGATGTTCTAAATATTCCGAGAAATACTTCTTTGAAAATGATCAAAGCATCAGGTGCACTGAAGATTGTTGAAGATAAAACGTTTACAACGAATGTCCATGCGAGTCATTTCTATCGAGGAGTATATCTAGAGGCTGTGAACGTTGAGGAGTTGATTCCTAACAAACATGAAGCAAGATTCGATCCAGCTATCTGGTATTTGTATAAAAATGGAGGAACATTTTATGCAGCCCGTAAGCTATTTTGA